A genome region from Rhizobium sp. NXC14 includes the following:
- a CDS encoding GntR family transcriptional regulator yields MRQSSEAQALPVSISQEVGPKLRRVTTAGAIYERLYADIVSLRMPPGLLLQEKRIAEDFGVSRTPVREALLRLSEGGLVDIYPQSGTVVSRVPVASIPEAVVVRKALEGTTVETAAETARAADIAHLDAIISRQRSHAAAGNASNFHEEDEAFHEAIAEIAGYPGIWAILKTVKVQIDRARRLALPALGRMDNVVREHIVIRDALAAHDAAAARGAMIHHLSAVIPDVDELRSRYPDYFC; encoded by the coding sequence ATGCGGCAGTCCTCAGAAGCCCAAGCGCTTCCGGTTTCGATTTCCCAGGAAGTCGGCCCGAAGTTGCGCCGCGTCACCACGGCCGGTGCCATCTACGAACGTCTCTATGCCGACATCGTCTCGCTCAGGATGCCGCCTGGCCTGTTGCTGCAGGAAAAGCGGATCGCCGAGGATTTCGGGGTGAGCCGCACGCCGGTGCGCGAGGCACTGCTCAGGCTCTCCGAAGGCGGGCTGGTCGACATCTATCCGCAGTCAGGCACGGTCGTGTCGCGTGTGCCTGTCGCGTCGATCCCAGAGGCGGTGGTGGTGCGCAAAGCGCTCGAAGGTACGACCGTCGAGACTGCGGCCGAAACCGCCCGCGCTGCCGATATTGCCCATCTGGATGCGATCATCTCCCGGCAGCGGTCGCATGCCGCGGCCGGCAACGCCTCGAACTTTCATGAGGAAGACGAGGCCTTTCATGAGGCGATCGCTGAGATAGCAGGTTATCCGGGCATCTGGGCAATTCTGAAGACGGTCAAGGTGCAGATCGACCGGGCGCGGCGGCTGGCGCTGCCGGCGCTTGGGCGCATGGACAATGTGGTCCGCGAACACATCGTCATTCGCGACGCGCTCGCCGCCCATGATGCTGCGGCTGCGCGCGGCGCGATGATCCATCACTTGAGCGCCGTCATTCCCGATGTCGATGAGCTGCGCTCGCGTTACCCCGATTATTTCTGCTGA